A DNA window from Megalobrama amblycephala isolate DHTTF-2021 linkage group LG11, ASM1881202v1, whole genome shotgun sequence contains the following coding sequences:
- the LOC125277847 gene encoding cytochrome P450 2J4-like: MAVTAILEILDFKGLLLFVVAFLLVADYLKNRNPPNYPPSPFSLPLLGNIFNIDSKEPHIYLTKLGHAYNNIFSLRLGRDKVVFITGYKMVKEALMTQAENFVDRPYSPVQTRVYSGNAGLFFSNGQMWKKQRRFALSTLRNFGLGKKTMELAICEESRFLLDEMDRQKGAAFDPTILFNNAVSNIICQMVFGQRFDYADHQFRTMLKYISKSIQLEGSIWGQLYEAFPGIMKHLPGPHNDMFSNYKLLHAFVREVVIKHKAELDPSEPRDYIDSFLIEMMEKPHETADGFDEQNLVPCVLDLFLAGTETTSTTLCWGLIYLITYPEVQEKVHEEIDRVIGRSREPSIADKANMPFTEAVIHEILRFGDIVPMNGLRVADKDTTLRECFIPKGTAILPILHSVLFDENEWETPYKFNPGHFLDKEGKFVRRDAFMPFSAGKRVCLGEQLARMELFLFFVSLFQKFRFSAAEGEKLNLDGVIGVTRTPHPFKIHATAR; encoded by the exons ATGGCGGTAACTGCAATTCTCGAGATTCTAGATTTTAAGGGACTATTGCTCTTCGTGGTGGCTTTTCTTTTAGTGGCAGACTACCTGAAGAACAGAAACCCACCGAATTACCCACCAAGCCCTTTCTCTCTTCCACTTCTAggaaacattttcaacattgactcCAAAGAGCCACATATATATCTGACAAAG CTAGGCCATGCCTACAACAATATCTTCAGTCTGCGATTAGGAAGAGACAAAGTGGTCTTCATTACTGGTTATAAAATGGTGAAAGAGGCCCTGATGACTCAAGCTGAAAACTTTGTGGACCGGCCCTACAGTCCAGTGCAAACACGAGTCTATTCGGGCAATG CTGGACTCTTCTTCAGTAATGGTCAGATGTGGAAGAAGCAACGACGTTTTGCTCTGTCAACACTAAGGAACTTTGGTTTGGGAAAGAAAACAATGGAGCTGGCCATCTGCGAAGAGAGTCGCTTCCTGCTGGATGAGATGGACAGGCAGAAAG GAGCTGCCTTTGACCCAACAATCCTGTTCAACAATGCTGTTTCCAATATCATCTGTCAAATGGTGTTCGGTCAGAGATTTGATTATGCTGACCACCAATTCAGGACAAtgctaaaatatatttctaaaagcATTCAATTAGAGGGCTCCATTTGGGGGCAG ctcTATGAAGCATTTCCAGGCATTATGAAGCACCTTCCAGGGCCACACAATGACATGTTCAGTAACTACAAATTATTACATGCCTTTGTAAGAGAGGTTGTTATCAAACACAAGGCTGAACTGGACCCCTCAGAGCCTCGGGACTACATCGACAGCTTCCTTATTGAAATGATGGAG AAGCCACATGAAACAGCAGACGGTTTTGACGAACAGAACCTTGTTCCATGTGTTCTAGACCTGTTTCTGGCCGGGACTGAAACTACATCCACCACATTATGTTGGGGTCTCATATACCTCATCACTTACCCAGAAGTacaag AAAAAGTCCATGAGGAGATAGACAGAGTGATTGGACGCTCACGGGAGCCGAGTATAGCCGATAAGGCCAACATGCCCTTCACTGAGGCGGTCATCCATGAGATTCTGAGATTTGGAGATATTGTACCAATGAATGGCTTACGAGTGGCTGACAAAGACACAACCCTTAGAGAGTGCTTCATCCCAAAG GGTACAGCAATTTTGCCCATACTGCACTCTGTTCTCTTTGATGAGAATGAATGGGAGACACCCTATAAGTTCAATCCAGGGCACTTTTTAGACAAGGAGGGCAAGTTTGTGAGGCGGGATGCATTCATGCCATTTTCTGCAG gaAAGAGGGTCTGTTTGGGGGAGCAGCTTGCTAGAATGGAGCTCTTCTTATTCTTTGTCAGTTTGTTCCAAAAATTTCGATTTTCAGCCGCAGAGGGTGAAAAGCTCAACCTCGATGGAGTGATAGGAGTAACACGCACCCCGCACCCCTTCAAGATCCATGCAACGGCACGCTGA
- the LOC125277846 gene encoding cytochrome P450 2J2 isoform X2, giving the protein MIKTALVDQADIFTGRPTNDVLKKIIKCQGVTFNNGYSWKQQRRFTLSTLKFFGVGKRSLEFIIMEEYKFLHKTTMDTNGLPFDPHYFINNAVSNIICSMVFGRRFEYTDQRFLNLLSLMSKALKLQTSVWIQLYSVFPCVMDLLPGPHKDLFSCFHQVCAFIREEVDKHYADWDPSSPRDFIDCYLTEIQKRKDDLEAGFHEEGLQYAVLDLFVAGTETTSTTLLWAFVYMMKYPEIQEKVQAEIDKVVGQSRRPNIDDRHNMPYTDAVIHEVQRMSNVVPLSVPRMTNEDTILGGYFIPKGTQIIPNLTSVLFEQTKWKTPHSFDPQNFLNTQGEFEKPEAFIPFSVGKRSCPGESLARMELFLFFTSFLQSFTLSPPEGTQTSLDFKFGMTLSPKPFRISFTPR; this is encoded by the exons ATGATCAAAACAGCTCTTGTTGATCAAGCAGACATTTTCACAGGCCGCCCAACCAATGATGTGCTCAAAAAAATAATCAAGTGCCAAG GTGTAACCTTCAATAATGGCTACAGCTGGAAGCAACAGAGGCGTTTCACTCTTAGTACTCTTAAATTCTTCGGTGTGGGAAAGAGGAGCCTGGAGTTCATCATCATGGAAGAGTACAAATTTCTGCACAAGACCACCATGGATACCAATG GCCTGCCATTCGATCCTCATTACTTTATTAACAATGCTGTCTCCAACATCATCTGCTCCATGGTGTTTGGCCGGAGGTTTGAGTACACTGACCAGAGGTTTCTGAACCTGCTCAGTCTGATGTCTAAAGCCCTTAAGCTACAAACTTCCGTGTGGATACAG CTTTACAGTGTTTTCCCTTGTGTTATGGACCTCCTCCCAGGACCTCATAAAGACCTGTTTTCCTGCTTCCATCAAGTTTGTGCTTTTATTAGGGAAGAGGTGGACAAGCATTATGCAGACTGGGACCCCTCTTCACCCAGAGATTTTATTGACTGCTATCTTACTGAGATCCAGAAG AGGAAAGATGATCTGGAAGCAGGATTTCATGAAGAGGGTCTGCAATATGCTGTACTAGATTTGTTTGTGGCTGGAACTGAGACCACATCTACCACTTTACTGTGGGCCTTTGTATACATGATGAAATACCCAGAAATCCAAG AAAAGGTCCAGGCAGAAATAGACAAAGTTGTTGGACAGTCGCGTCGACCCAACATAGATGACCGACACAACATGCCGTACACTGACGCCGTTATCCATGAAGTCCAGAGAATGAGCAATGTTGTGCCCCTTAGTGTGCCAAGAATGACTAATGAAGACACAATATTGGGAGGATATTTCATTCCAAAG GGTACACAGATCATTCCTAACCTGACCTCAGTACTGTTTGAGCAGACCAAGTGGAAGACTCCACATTCATTTGACCCACAGAATTTTCTGAACACTCAAGGCGAGTTTGAAAAACCTGAAGCCTTTATTCCTTTCTCAGTAG GAAAACGATCTTGTCCAGGAGAATCGCTTGCCCGTATGGAGCTCTTTCTCTTCTTCACATCCTTTCTACAGTCCTTTACTCTGTCTCCTCCAGAGGGAACTCAAACAAGCTTGGACTTTAAATTTGGAATGACACTTTCACCAAAGCCATTTAGAATAAGTTTCACTCCTCGCTGA
- the LOC125277846 gene encoding cytochrome P450 2J2 isoform X1, which yields MVLENILLSLASVHWTDAGIVLLLFMLFLLISDQLRNRKPRNYPPGPTPLPCVGNVFNLDAKQPHIHLTKLSDHYGNIFSLRLGSLNTVVVNSYNMIKTALVDQADIFTGRPTNDVLKKIIKCQGVTFNNGYSWKQQRRFTLSTLKFFGVGKRSLEFIIMEEYKFLHKTTMDTNGLPFDPHYFINNAVSNIICSMVFGRRFEYTDQRFLNLLSLMSKALKLQTSVWIQLYSVFPCVMDLLPGPHKDLFSCFHQVCAFIREEVDKHYADWDPSSPRDFIDCYLTEIQKRKDDLEAGFHEEGLQYAVLDLFVAGTETTSTTLLWAFVYMMKYPEIQEKVQAEIDKVVGQSRRPNIDDRHNMPYTDAVIHEVQRMSNVVPLSVPRMTNEDTILGGYFIPKGTQIIPNLTSVLFEQTKWKTPHSFDPQNFLNTQGEFEKPEAFIPFSVGKRSCPGESLARMELFLFFTSFLQSFTLSPPEGTQTSLDFKFGMTLSPKPFRISFTPR from the exons ATGGTTTTGGAGAACATTTTGTTGTCTTTAGCCTCAGTGCATTGGACAGATGCAGGGATTGTGCTACTGTTGTTCATGCTTTTTCTTCTGATCTCAGACCAGCTGAGAAACAGGAAGCCAAGAAACTATCCCCCCGGACCCACACCTCTCCCCTGTGTTGGGAATGTTTTTAACCTGGATGCTAAACAACCTCATATTCATTTAACTAAG TTGTCAGACcactatggcaacattttcagCTTGCGTCTGGGAAGCTTAAACACTGTTGTTGTGAATAGCTACAACATGATCAAAACAGCTCTTGTTGATCAAGCAGACATTTTCACAGGCCGCCCAACCAATGATGTGCTCAAAAAAATAATCAAGTGCCAAG GTGTAACCTTCAATAATGGCTACAGCTGGAAGCAACAGAGGCGTTTCACTCTTAGTACTCTTAAATTCTTCGGTGTGGGAAAGAGGAGCCTGGAGTTCATCATCATGGAAGAGTACAAATTTCTGCACAAGACCACCATGGATACCAATG GCCTGCCATTCGATCCTCATTACTTTATTAACAATGCTGTCTCCAACATCATCTGCTCCATGGTGTTTGGCCGGAGGTTTGAGTACACTGACCAGAGGTTTCTGAACCTGCTCAGTCTGATGTCTAAAGCCCTTAAGCTACAAACTTCCGTGTGGATACAG CTTTACAGTGTTTTCCCTTGTGTTATGGACCTCCTCCCAGGACCTCATAAAGACCTGTTTTCCTGCTTCCATCAAGTTTGTGCTTTTATTAGGGAAGAGGTGGACAAGCATTATGCAGACTGGGACCCCTCTTCACCCAGAGATTTTATTGACTGCTATCTTACTGAGATCCAGAAG AGGAAAGATGATCTGGAAGCAGGATTTCATGAAGAGGGTCTGCAATATGCTGTACTAGATTTGTTTGTGGCTGGAACTGAGACCACATCTACCACTTTACTGTGGGCCTTTGTATACATGATGAAATACCCAGAAATCCAAG AAAAGGTCCAGGCAGAAATAGACAAAGTTGTTGGACAGTCGCGTCGACCCAACATAGATGACCGACACAACATGCCGTACACTGACGCCGTTATCCATGAAGTCCAGAGAATGAGCAATGTTGTGCCCCTTAGTGTGCCAAGAATGACTAATGAAGACACAATATTGGGAGGATATTTCATTCCAAAG GGTACACAGATCATTCCTAACCTGACCTCAGTACTGTTTGAGCAGACCAAGTGGAAGACTCCACATTCATTTGACCCACAGAATTTTCTGAACACTCAAGGCGAGTTTGAAAAACCTGAAGCCTTTATTCCTTTCTCAGTAG GAAAACGATCTTGTCCAGGAGAATCGCTTGCCCGTATGGAGCTCTTTCTCTTCTTCACATCCTTTCTACAGTCCTTTACTCTGTCTCCTCCAGAGGGAACTCAAACAAGCTTGGACTTTAAATTTGGAATGACACTTTCACCAAAGCCATTTAGAATAAGTTTCACTCCTCGCTGA
- the LOC125277853 gene encoding cytochrome P450 2J2, with protein MDSVMILNSLYECLDFKCCLFLIFLLLLLIDMIRNKDPANFPPGPWPLPILGNVFTDVNYKTVDQLIEKYGNIFSLRNGYDKIVYVSGFKMVKDVLITQGENFIDRPISPLFDSLYKGRGMSFNNGYSWRKQQQFAMSHLKNFGEGRKTLEEHIQRECYFLCEAFKEEQGCPFDPLVKINNAVANVIGSLVFGHRYEYDDVDFQKRLQMSAESVFLTGSVWNQLHDTFPGIMKWLPGPHQTIISNYQELSNFLKEKVEQHRPDWDSNNPRDYIDAYLTETEKRKNDTEAGFNIGSLVWCMVDLFEGGTETTTNTLRWALLFLIKYPDIQKKIREEIEQVIGSHPPTMSDKANMPYTNAFIHEVLRKANLVPLNMARIARKDTTLGGYLIPKGTVMITNLTSVLYDKHEWETPDTFNPGHFLDSEGQFCRRNAFFAFSAGKRQCPGEYLAHMELFIFLTILLQTFSFSPPSSEEPSLESQVGFTQAPLPYKLCAHTR; from the exons ATGGACTCAGTCATGATTTTAAACTCCTTATACGAGTGCCTGGATTTTAAATGCTGcttgtttttgatatttttactgcTGCTGCTTATAGATATGATCAGAAATAAAGATCCAGCAAATTTTCCACCAGGACCCTGGCCGCTACCGATCCTAGGAAATGTCTTCACTGATGTTAACTATAAAACTGTGGACCAG CTGATTGAGAAGTATGGAAACATCTTCAGCCTCAGAAATGGATATGATAAAATAGTGTATGTGTCTGGGTTTAAAATGGTGAAGGATGTTTTGATCACTCAAGGGGAAAACTTCATTGACCGCCCTATTTCACCTTTATTTGACTCACTTTATAAAGGCAGAG GAATGTCCTTTAACAATGGCTACTCATGGAGGAAGCAACAGCAGTTTGCCATGAGTCACTTGAAAAACTTTGGAGAGGGGAGGAAGACTCTAGAAGAACATATTCAACGAGAGTGCTACTTCCTGTGTGAAGCCTTTAAAGAAGAACAGG GTTGCCCTTTTGACCCTCTGGTCAAAATAAACAATGCAGTGGCCAATGTTATCGGTAGCCTGGTGTTCGGCCATCGATATGAGTATGATGATGTGGATTTCCAGAAGCGTCTTCAAATGAGTGCAGAGTCTGTGTTTCTTACAGGATCTGTGTGGAACCAG CTGCATGATACCTTCCCGGGTATAATGAAGTGGTTGCCAGGACCTCATCAGACAATAATCTCAAACTATCAAGAGTTATCAAACTTCCTGAAAGAAAAGGTCGAGCAACACAGACCAGACTGGGACAGCAACAATCCTAGAGATTACATTGATGCCTACCTGACAGAAACTGAGAAG AGGAAGAATGACACCGAGGCAGGATTTAATATTGGCAGTCTGGTGTGGTGCATGGTGGACTTGTTTGAGGGTGGTACTGAAACAACAACCAACACACTCCGATGGGCTCTGCTTTTCCTGATCAAGTACCCGGACATTCAAA AGAAAATCAGAGAAGAGATTGAGCAGGTGATTGGCTCCCATCCACCTACTATGTCCGATAAGGCAAACATGCCTTACACCAACGCTTTCATTCATGAGGTTCTCAGGAAAGCAAACCTTGTGCCTCTCAATATGGCTAGAATTGCGAGAAAGGACACAACTCTTGGTGGCTACTTGATACCAAAG GGTACTGTGATGATCACTAATCTGACGTCAGTGCTGTATGACAAACATGAATGGGAAACACCAGACACCTTTAACCCTGGACACTTTCTAGACTCTGAGGGCCAGTTCTGCAGGAGAAATGCCTTTTTTGCTTTCTCAGCAG GCAAAAGGCAGTGTCCAGGAGAGTATCTCGCACACATGGAGCTGTTCATCTTCCTCACCATCCTCCTTCAGACCTTCAGTTTCAGCCCTCCTTCTAGTGAGGAGCCCAGTCTGGAGAGCCAGGTGGGCTTCACACAGGCACCTCTGCCATACAAGCTCTGCGCTCACACGAGATGA